The genome window TTCATTGATAGAAAGTACGGTTCTTCCACAATCCACAAAATGAAACAAAAACATTTAAAGCATGAGCAACAAAAAAAAGTCCCAAATCTGGGTCACTGAATTTCTAGGCAGGCTAGGAAACTAAGGCTTGGAAAAACTAGGGGCTTGGGTTTTCGGCTTGGAGAAGATTCAATATATCGTGAAGAATTCCCTCATTCTTCTCCCTTTCCTTTGTAAGCTCAACTCTAAGAACATCCCTCTCAGATTCAACCTCAACCAAACGAGTCTTCAGCCTTGCTATCTCAGCATCATTTGCCCCACTCTCTTATACTATGGCTCTGACCTTGCTGTTTACAGGTGTCCTTttcgatgaaccaggttcattggGGACGGCATGGATCTCATAATCACAAGCAAGAAGAGTATTGATCCCAAAATGGTCTTTGCTTGTGGCCATCTCCACCTTCTTCAATAGCACCTTATAATGAGCAAGAACATAAGTGAGGATGAAACCATAAGGAATGGCATGGGCTTTGGAGCCATTGACAACTCTGTCTAAAAGTTGAATGATGAACCCATGCCAGTTTATCTGCCTCCCACTGTCCATACACTTCATCAAGGCCAAGTCCATGTAATTAGCAATATGCCTCCTTTCCTGCCTTGGCAACACGCACTTGTTGATGAATTCAAAGATCACTTTGTTGGGTGGCTTCATTTTTCTCTTATAGACTGCCTTGGGCTCACTCTCTTCTTCATTATCACAAAATTTCCTTGTGATAGCCAGGGCAGTTGGAAGAGAATCTAGGCTGGGCCAGTTCTGCCTAGTATAGTCATCATAGCCTTCAGAGGGTATGCCAAGGATTTCACCCAGTTCTTTAGAATCAAAAGAGATTTGGACCCCTTTCACTAGGCTGGTGACTCTGCCTTCCTTGACCTCAGCATTGGCCATGAATTTTACAACCTCATTCCTAGCCAGTATCCCATCCAACTGAAGTATCATGTTCTTCCACCCCTATATCTCAAGCTTTTCCAGCAGCAAAATCATTCCTTCTTATTCCAAGTCCTTCAACAATCTCCCCTTCAGAATTGTTCTTTTACCAAACTTTGTCAGATTGTCCTTCTCACCATCAGACACATCCTCCTCTTCACCACTCCAATCATCTTCTTTAGTAATTTTCACTTACTTGGCTTTTACAGCAGACTTAGTTCGCTTAGCCAAGATAGAGGGTTCAACAGACTTAGAAACAGATGAAGACTTCTTTGAGGAAGTCTAGGATTTCTTTGACTTAGGGgtctgaacctctacctctgccactTTTTCACTTTGATGGACCAGGTCCATCTCATCCAACTCAACATCCTCAACAGGCTCAACCACTTTTTCTTTCCCTTTATCCACTCTTTTCTTTTTACTCTCCTCTAAAGCTCTCTGCAACTCCTCCTCACTCTGCTTTAGCTTGCTCCTTGTAGTTCTTCCTCTTGGAAGAGGAATACCAGAGGTCTCAGAAGGAGCAACTTTCCGTTTCTTGTTGTCTCTTGCTGTCCCATAGGTTGTAGCTTTAGGAGTTCTTTTCTTCTTGGGTTGGTAACTGTTACTTAACTTTTTCAAGAGATCAGCTAGGGTTTCCTCAGCAGATGAACCAGGTTCGTTTGCTTTCTTTCCAAGATTTACTAGCCCTTCAACGGCTTCTCCTGATCCACTTCCCCCTATGTGCCTGCCACCTTCTTCCTCCTTCTCTGGCTCAGCTCCACAAATAGCCATTCTAACAGATTTAGAAGTGGGTGAAGAGTCAACCACTTCTTTCCCTTTTCCCCTCTCTTCACTCCGTACTCcctctctctctttttctttttcaattttatttttaccacctctCCTTCTTGTCTCAGGCATTTCCATATCTATCACAGACCCAACCAGGATGAACctagtttttaaatttttagcGATATCAGAAATAACCTCAGATGAAGGTTTTGGGATAGAAGTTACCTGTTCAGAATCGGAAGACccagtttcttccccctcagtcgCTGATTTAAAGGAATCActcaaattttgtgagttttgggtTTGGCTTGCTTAAAGCTGGGCATTTAATTTTTGAGATAAAGCACCGTTGGCCACTATTTTTCTAGAAAGCATTTTGACTCTCCTTTTTCTAGGTTGGGGGGTAGAACTAGGTTGAGGGTTTGTAGAGGAAGAGGAAGGAGTAGGGGGTGGAGGAGTACCGGGGTTTTTCCAGGGGTTAGACATTTTGGTTATGGTTTTGTGATGAAGGAAAAATCTTGGATTGAATTCGAAGGCAAGGAGACAAGAAAGGGTTTCGACGGTTTTTCAGAAATAATGAAGAATTTGCAGAGTTGATGATGAGGGATTTAAATGAGAAGTGTAATTAATACAAAATGGCAGCTTTTTGTGGTCAATTAGAAGTCTAATCACTCTGCAATTTTTAGTTTGGAATGACGGTTACAGCTTCCCTAGAATCTAGGTGTTTTAATTTGGTGAGGATTCTTTAGTTGAAACGGAACTGGTTCAAATCTTTATTGGATAGGCTTTGgaagattttggacttgggtagaGTTCTGCTCATGATTTAAATATTAGTATTTCAAAATGTGCAGAGTGTAGAACACATACCTCATTATTCAGATGAACCAGcactgatgaaccaggttcttcatgAAGAATCCTCTCATCTATGTCTCAATTTGCAAAAATAGAGAAAGTTTTATTAGAGACCAGTGATTCATATTAAAACATGGCATAGGAGTATACTATTTatagtatgagactgagc of Nicotiana tomentosiformis chromosome 7, ASM39032v3, whole genome shotgun sequence contains these proteins:
- the LOC138896295 gene encoding uncharacterized protein, translated to MEMPETRRRGGKNKIEKEKEREGVRSEERGKGKEVVDSSPTSKSVRMAICGAEPEKEEEGGRHIGGSGSGEAVEGLVNLGKKANEPGSSAEETLADLLKKLSNSYQPKKKRTPKATTYGTARDNKKRKVAPSETSGIPLPRGRTTRSKLKQSEEELQRALEESKKKRVDKGKEKVVEPVEDVELDEMDLVHQSEKVAEVEVQTPKSKKS